The following proteins are co-located in the Vicugna pacos chromosome 3, VicPac4, whole genome shotgun sequence genome:
- the LOC107034844 gene encoding protein FAM170A-like isoform X2, with protein sequence MKRKRKRKHLESTYSPELAKMSRGISKLHEYDPLSGYSWKYSALVPEARDGSSESEYFSCDSSFYNPSCAEILGSDEETLLSGPFGFVQGHSQRAEDSHSEYISCASSLDKLVHDDMRIHQLYQVVSCFESPEMPLSQDLEQWETSSPFPQVSFPFHLVNSNESFVSSVHMQEKRFMKIYYMHVQLERGVAISWNTGEGLKPSSKKIRIEEMTCPEKVATAFIFCHVSTKELLTDTEFISDSKAQEEREKESPAEPPALEECSRAKTPEWLVALDTGFRCMGCCRVFPSLEVLQEHVERGINEGFSCHAFHLALAWFKSKGNRKGKKKRRKKKKIKKATSGCHEEKHFGMKISSYK encoded by the exons ATGAAGCGGAAACGAAAAAGGAAACATCTAGAAAGTACATACTCCCCCGAACTTGCCAAGATGTCAAGAG GAATCTCAAAGTTACATGAATATGATCCATTATCTGGGTACTCTTGGAAGTACAGTGCCTTGGTCCCTGAAGCAAGAGATGGATCCTCTGAATCAGAATACTTCTCCTGTGACTCCTCATTTTACAATCCTTCTTGTGCTG aAATCTTAGGCTCAGATGAAGAAACCCTGCTGTCTGGACCTTTTGGGTTCGTCCAAGGCCACAGCCAAAGAGCAGAGGATTCACACTCAGAATATATCTCCTGTGCCTCTTCTCTAGACAAGCTGGTTCATGATGATATGA GAATCCATCAATTATATCAAGTTGTTTCCTGTTTTGAATCCCCTGAGATGCCTCTCTCCCAGGATTTGGAGCAATGGGAGACTTCCTCCCCTTTTCCACAAGTCTCTTTCCCATTTCATTTGGTTAATAGCAATGAGTCCTTTGTGTCATCAGTACATATGCAAGAGAAAAGGTTCATGAAAATTTACTATATGCATGTACAGTTGGAAAGGGGTGTGGCTATCTCATGGAATACTGGGGAAGGATTAAAAccttcttcaaagaagataagaATAGAAGAAATGACCTGTCCTGAAAAGGTCGCCACAGCATTCATCTTCTGTCATGTATCTACAAAGGAGCTCCTTACTGACACCGAGTTCATCTCAGATAGCAAAGCCcaagaggaaagggaaaaggaaagtccAGCAGAACCTCCAGCTCTGGAGGAATGTTCCAGGGCCAAGACGCCTGAATGGCTGGTGGCTCTGGATACTGGCTTCAGGTGCATGGGCTGCTGCCGGGTCTTCCCCAGCTTAGAGGTCCTTCAGGAGCATGTGGAGCGTGGGATCAATGAGGGCTTTAGCTGCCATGCTTTCCATCTTGCCTTGGCTTGGTTCAAGAGCAAGGGGAataggaaagggaagaagaagaggaggaagaagaagaaaatcaagAAGGCAACATCTGGATGCcatgaagaaaaacattttggcATGAAGATATCCTCATATAAATAA
- the LOC107034844 gene encoding protein FAM170A-like isoform X1: MKRKRKRKHLESTYSPELAKMSRDKLNLQEDYMQCRSMAVALTQGQKAREASSEYFSCVSSEDKLTAAGISKLHEYDPLSGYSWKYSALVPEARDGSSESEYFSCDSSFYNPSCAEILGSDEETLLSGPFGFVQGHSQRAEDSHSEYISCASSLDKLVHDDMRIHQLYQVVSCFESPEMPLSQDLEQWETSSPFPQVSFPFHLVNSNESFVSSVHMQEKRFMKIYYMHVQLERGVAISWNTGEGLKPSSKKIRIEEMTCPEKVATAFIFCHVSTKELLTDTEFISDSKAQEEREKESPAEPPALEECSRAKTPEWLVALDTGFRCMGCCRVFPSLEVLQEHVERGINEGFSCHAFHLALAWFKSKGNRKGKKKRRKKKKIKKATSGCHEEKHFGMKISSYK, from the exons ATGAAGCGGAAACGAAAAAGGAAACATCTAGAAAGTACATACTCCCCCGAACTTGCCAAGATGTCAAGAG ATAAGTTGAATTTACAAGAAGATTACATGCAGTGTAGAAGCATGGCAGTGGCCTTAACTCAAGGACAGAAAGCAAGGGAGGCTTCTTCAGAGTACTTCTCCTGTGTCTCTTCTGAAGACAAGCTCACTGCTGCTG GAATCTCAAAGTTACATGAATATGATCCATTATCTGGGTACTCTTGGAAGTACAGTGCCTTGGTCCCTGAAGCAAGAGATGGATCCTCTGAATCAGAATACTTCTCCTGTGACTCCTCATTTTACAATCCTTCTTGTGCTG aAATCTTAGGCTCAGATGAAGAAACCCTGCTGTCTGGACCTTTTGGGTTCGTCCAAGGCCACAGCCAAAGAGCAGAGGATTCACACTCAGAATATATCTCCTGTGCCTCTTCTCTAGACAAGCTGGTTCATGATGATATGA GAATCCATCAATTATATCAAGTTGTTTCCTGTTTTGAATCCCCTGAGATGCCTCTCTCCCAGGATTTGGAGCAATGGGAGACTTCCTCCCCTTTTCCACAAGTCTCTTTCCCATTTCATTTGGTTAATAGCAATGAGTCCTTTGTGTCATCAGTACATATGCAAGAGAAAAGGTTCATGAAAATTTACTATATGCATGTACAGTTGGAAAGGGGTGTGGCTATCTCATGGAATACTGGGGAAGGATTAAAAccttcttcaaagaagataagaATAGAAGAAATGACCTGTCCTGAAAAGGTCGCCACAGCATTCATCTTCTGTCATGTATCTACAAAGGAGCTCCTTACTGACACCGAGTTCATCTCAGATAGCAAAGCCcaagaggaaagggaaaaggaaagtccAGCAGAACCTCCAGCTCTGGAGGAATGTTCCAGGGCCAAGACGCCTGAATGGCTGGTGGCTCTGGATACTGGCTTCAGGTGCATGGGCTGCTGCCGGGTCTTCCCCAGCTTAGAGGTCCTTCAGGAGCATGTGGAGCGTGGGATCAATGAGGGCTTTAGCTGCCATGCTTTCCATCTTGCCTTGGCTTGGTTCAAGAGCAAGGGGAataggaaagggaagaagaagaggaggaagaagaagaaaatcaagAAGGCAACATCTGGATGCcatgaagaaaaacattttggcATGAAGATATCCTCATATAAATAA